The Ornithinimicrobium faecis region CTCCTGAGCGGCTGCGATGACATAGGCACCCAGCAGCAGGGGGGCCCAGATCAGGACGAGCCAGCGGCCGTGTCGGGCCAGCGGGCTCTGGGACAGGTGCGTGACCGGGGCGGCGCAGTCGTCGGGGCCCCGTTGCGGGTCGTTCATCGCGGGCTCGTTCATCGCGGATGCCTTCATCGCTGTTGCCTTCATCGAGGGCACTCCTCTCAACAGTACGCCGAGCCGGCGACGTGGGGAATGGCGCTGCCCAGTGGCCCAGGACGCGTGAAGGACTGCAGCTCCACCCGCTGGAAACCGGCGGCCGAGATGAGGTCTCCGGTGTCGCGGTTGACGCGACAGCCGTCGATGAGCCGCGTGATCGGGCTGAGGGCGTCCTGGGCGATGCGCAGCACGGTGCCGCGGGGTGATCCGACGTGCTCCTCGAAGGTGAAGCGCCCGCCGGGACGCAGGACCCGCAGCACCTCACGGAGCACCTGGGCGGGGTCCCGCACCGAGCACAGCGCGTGGGACGTGACGACGGTGTCGATGCTGCCCGTGGGCACCGGCAGCTCCTCGGCCCCGACGGCGAGCACCGTCACCCGGTGCCCGCCGACCTGGCTCTCGAGCCAGCGAGCCGCGGCCTGGTCGGGCTCGACGCCGATCCACGGGTCGTTGGGATCGAGGGGAAGGTGCGGGTGCCGTCCCGGACCGATCTCCAGGACGGCACCGCGCAGGGACTCCAGTGGACTCGCCAGTGCGGTCATGTCGGCGCACCCGCCCTGGCGACACCGGCCTGGCCGGTGCTCGTGCGGTGGGCTCGCTCAGTGCCTGCTCTCGGGAGGGCGATCAGGAGGATGCCGCCGACCACCAGGTGAAGCAGGGTGAGCACGACGGTGCCGCCCCCGCTCTGCGCGAGGCTGAGCGGCCCGCCCAGTGAAAGCAGTGCCACGGCCCCAGCAAGACACCGCCAGATCGTGGCTCCGTGCCGCGAGATCCGCTCGAGCCCGGCCAACAGGGCCCAGCCCAG contains the following coding sequences:
- a CDS encoding class I SAM-dependent methyltransferase, with product MTALASPLESLRGAVLEIGPGRHPHLPLDPNDPWIGVEPDQAAARWLESQVGGHRVTVLAVGAEELPVPTGSIDTVVTSHALCSVRDPAQVLREVLRVLRPGGRFTFEEHVGSPRGTVLRIAQDALSPITRLIDGCRVNRDTGDLISAAGFQRVELQSFTRPGPLGSAIPHVAGSAYC